One window of the Triticum dicoccoides isolate Atlit2015 ecotype Zavitan chromosome 3B, WEW_v2.0, whole genome shotgun sequence genome contains the following:
- the LOC119275527 gene encoding uncharacterized protein LOC119275527 isoform X2, which produces MQLDGARKRAATWSSNRSWLRATRPTRRRPVFRERIQRAEPADARCGRSILGMRRGVSGALAAPGHTSASARDATESPVLSLLAALSLRPSCSCPALHSLQQRVALPSPINALPPPCLPSSIGHKRLPPCHFPGMSTHLSPSTLHAHGAGDTLTCVHILLSVLSYPRQWTFSDHVSERRRWQRLAFAGGDNEEEATSMMTYGSCGGGVCVGNEATTTDPT; this is translated from the exons ATGCAGCTGGATGGGGCACGGAAGCGAGCAGCAACGTGGAGCAGTAACAGATCGTGGCTGCGGGCGACGCGGCCGACACGCCGTCGTCCTGTCTTCCGTGAGCGGATCCAGCGTGCGGAACCAGCGGACGCGCGATGCGGGCGCTCGATCCTCGGGATGCGGCGTGGAGTCTCCGGCGCTCTCGCTGCTCCCGGCCACACCAGCGCCTCCGCGCGGGATGCGACGGAGTCTCCGGTGCTCTCCCTGCTCGCTGCTCTGTCGCTTCGCCCATCGTGCAGCTGCCCCGCGCTCCACTCCCTCCAACAGCGCGTAGCACTACCCTCTCCTATAAACGCTCTGCCACCTCCTTGCCTACCCTCCTCCATTGGCCACAAGCGCCTCCCCCCCTGTCATTTTCCTGGCATGTCCACACACCTAAGCCCTTCCACGCTTCACGCCCACGGTGCCGGAGACACGCTAACCTG TGTACATATTTTGCTCTCGGTTCTAAGCTATCCAAGGCAATGGACTTTTTCCGACCATGTTTCAGAAAGAAG GCGGTGGCAGAGATTGGCATTTGCCGGtggcgacaacgaggaggaggcaACTTCAATGATGACGTATGGTAGCTGCGGCGGCGGTGTGTGTGTGGGGAATGAGGCCACGACGACGGATCCAACATGA
- the LOC119275527 gene encoding uncharacterized protein LOC119275527 isoform X1, producing MQLDGARKRAATWSSNRSWLRATRPTRRRPVFRERIQRAEPADARCGRSILGMRRGVSGALAAPGHTSASARDATESPVLSLLAALSLRPSCSCPALHSLQQRVALPSPINALPPPCLPSSIGHKRLPPCHFPGMSTHLSPSTLHAHGAGDTLTCVHILLSVLSYPRQWTFSDHVSERSRRWQRLAFAGGDNEEEATSMMTYGSCGGGVCVGNEATTTDPT from the exons ATGCAGCTGGATGGGGCACGGAAGCGAGCAGCAACGTGGAGCAGTAACAGATCGTGGCTGCGGGCGACGCGGCCGACACGCCGTCGTCCTGTCTTCCGTGAGCGGATCCAGCGTGCGGAACCAGCGGACGCGCGATGCGGGCGCTCGATCCTCGGGATGCGGCGTGGAGTCTCCGGCGCTCTCGCTGCTCCCGGCCACACCAGCGCCTCCGCGCGGGATGCGACGGAGTCTCCGGTGCTCTCCCTGCTCGCTGCTCTGTCGCTTCGCCCATCGTGCAGCTGCCCCGCGCTCCACTCCCTCCAACAGCGCGTAGCACTACCCTCTCCTATAAACGCTCTGCCACCTCCTTGCCTACCCTCCTCCATTGGCCACAAGCGCCTCCCCCCCTGTCATTTTCCTGGCATGTCCACACACCTAAGCCCTTCCACGCTTCACGCCCACGGTGCCGGAGACACGCTAACCTG TGTACATATTTTGCTCTCGGTTCTAAGCTATCCAAGGCAATGGACTTTTTCCGACCATGTTTCAGAAAGAAG CAGGCGGTGGCAGAGATTGGCATTTGCCGGtggcgacaacgaggaggaggcaACTTCAATGATGACGTATGGTAGCTGCGGCGGCGGTGTGTGTGTGGGGAATGAGGCCACGACGACGGATCCAACATGA